The proteins below come from a single Acidobacteriota bacterium genomic window:
- a CDS encoding acetyl ornithine aminotransferase family protein, whose protein sequence is MTPSTELQRPSIKTALPGPKSQEIINADHQYVTPSYPRPDYKLVADHAKGVWITDPDDNVFLDCNAGVAVCSTGHCHPEVVAAIQQQVSELIHLCGTDFYYRHMPQLGKKLNEIVPIDGPTKTHFANSGAEAIETALKLAMYHTKRQKFISFFGSFHGRTLGALALTSSKKAQRLGFARQVLDVVHVPYPNCFRCPFNKGKCDDGACCMGTTDWIEKTLFNTTTPPEEVAGIILEVVQGEGGYVPAPTEVVKEIRRLCDQHGIMLIVDEVQSGMGRTGKMFALDHHEGVKADIVCMAKGLGSGMPIGACTARADIMDWHKGAHASTFGGNPVALTAALKTIELLQGGLVDNSREVGAYLESGLNKLKEKYDVIGDVRGLGMMLGVEFVKPSTDGSVGEPDPELRDRIEMACFNKGLIILGCGANSIRWSPPLILAKENVDVAIEIFEEAIAESL, encoded by the coding sequence ATGACACCATCGACCGAACTTCAGCGTCCGTCAATCAAAACCGCGCTTCCCGGCCCAAAATCACAGGAGATCATTAACGCCGATCACCAATATGTGACGCCCAGCTATCCTCGGCCGGATTACAAATTAGTAGCGGATCACGCCAAAGGCGTTTGGATCACCGATCCCGACGACAATGTCTTTCTCGACTGCAACGCCGGCGTGGCCGTCTGTTCGACCGGGCACTGCCATCCGGAGGTCGTCGCGGCCATCCAGCAGCAGGTGAGCGAGCTGATCCACCTTTGCGGTACCGATTTTTACTACCGCCACATGCCGCAGCTAGGCAAAAAGCTGAACGAGATCGTACCGATCGATGGCCCGACGAAAACTCACTTTGCAAACAGCGGTGCCGAAGCGATCGAGACTGCTCTCAAGCTCGCGATGTATCACACAAAGCGGCAGAAATTCATCTCGTTCTTTGGCTCGTTCCACGGCAGAACGCTCGGAGCTCTGGCTCTTACCTCTTCGAAAAAGGCACAGCGTCTCGGCTTTGCCCGGCAGGTGCTGGACGTAGTTCATGTTCCCTACCCGAACTGCTTCCGATGCCCATTTAATAAGGGTAAATGCGATGACGGTGCCTGCTGTATGGGCACGACCGACTGGATCGAAAAGACCCTCTTTAACACGACCACGCCGCCTGAAGAAGTGGCGGGAATTATCCTTGAGGTCGTTCAGGGCGAAGGCGGTTACGTTCCCGCTCCGACCGAGGTTGTCAAAGAGATCCGCCGTCTCTGCGACCAGCACGGGATCATGCTGATCGTCGATGAAGTCCAGTCAGGAATGGGCCGTACGGGCAAAATGTTCGCACTTGATCATCACGAAGGCGTCAAGGCCGACATCGTCTGCATGGCAAAGGGCCTCGGTTCAGGAATGCCGATCGGAGCCTGTACCGCCCGTGCCGACATCATGGATTGGCACAAAGGTGCTCATGCCTCGACCTTCGGCGGCAACCCGGTTGCACTTACGGCGGCACTTAAGACCATCGAGCTTCTCCAGGGCGGCCTTGTCGATAACAGCCGCGAGGTCGGGGCGTATCTGGAATCCGGACTCAATAAACTCAAGGAAAAATACGATGTCATCGGCGATGTGCGGGGTCTCGGAATGATGCTCGGCGTCGAATTCGTGAAGCCTTCAACTGACGGCTCGGTTGGCGAACCCGACCCGGAACTCCGCGACCGCATCGAAATGGCCTGCTTTAACAAAGGCCTGATCATCCTCGGCTGCGGAGCCAACTCGATCCGCTGGTCACCGCCGCTCATCCTGGCGAAGGAGAACGTCGATGTCGCAATCGAGATTTTCGAGGAAGCTATCGCGGAATCGCTCTAA
- a CDS encoding thioredoxin domain-containing protein — translation METEKKFTNSLINETSPYLLQHAHNPVDWYPWGETAFHLAKAEDKPVLVSIGYSACHWCHVMEHESFEDEKTAAIMNDHFVNIKVDMEERPDVDQIYMNFVQLTTGRGGWPMNVFLTPDKRPFFGGTYFPPTPRYGMASWPQILASIAEAYRERRDELEKSASEIVNELKRLSMVEPATGGLSPEILDQAFSSFSRTFDTVNGGFGGAPKFPPAMSLEFLLRYHKRTGEDKALAIVEHTLNKMANGGIYDQLGGGFHRYTVDAIWLVPHFEKMLYDNAQLIRVYLHAFQVTGNDFYKRIAIETLEYGKREMLDASGGFYSTQDADSEGEEGKFFVWTPEEIVEVLGEKKAAQFCDYYDVTPGGNFEGHSILNVKNPAAQDPCVFAEARADLFHHREKRIKPHRDEKVLTAWNGLMLSAFAEAAAVLADDEYLEIAKRNAVFLTTEMQSDGRLLRTWKCGAAKLNGYLEDYANVADGLIALFQVCGEDIYLKESKRLADIMITEFWDDESGGFFFTSNDHEELIVRNKDFYDNATPSGNSVAADILLRLAKLTGDERYERFGVAVLRVAASQLKRHPQGFGRTLSALEFHLSETREIVVIGEREDPIVREIQKRYLPDAVIVLADENGDTTVANHLLEGRYKVAGQPTVYVCKGFVCKQPVNSIADLAKLLG, via the coding sequence ATGGAAACCGAGAAAAAGTTCACCAACAGCCTAATAAACGAGACCAGCCCGTACCTGCTGCAGCACGCTCACAACCCGGTTGATTGGTATCCGTGGGGCGAAACCGCGTTCCATCTGGCAAAGGCGGAGGATAAGCCTGTGCTCGTAAGCATTGGCTATTCGGCGTGCCATTGGTGTCACGTAATGGAGCACGAGTCGTTCGAGGACGAGAAAACGGCGGCGATCATGAACGATCATTTCGTCAACATCAAGGTTGATATGGAAGAGCGTCCGGACGTTGATCAAATCTATATGAACTTCGTTCAACTCACGACCGGACGCGGCGGGTGGCCGATGAATGTGTTTCTTACTCCTGATAAACGGCCCTTTTTTGGCGGAACATACTTTCCGCCGACACCTCGGTACGGCATGGCTTCGTGGCCGCAAATATTGGCCAGCATCGCAGAAGCTTACCGCGAACGCCGAGATGAACTCGAAAAGTCGGCAAGCGAGATCGTCAACGAACTCAAGCGGTTGAGTATGGTCGAACCGGCGACCGGCGGCCTGTCGCCTGAGATCCTGGACCAAGCTTTCTCAAGCTTTTCGAGGACTTTCGACACCGTCAACGGCGGATTCGGCGGTGCTCCAAAGTTTCCACCCGCCATGTCGCTCGAGTTTTTGCTCAGATACCACAAAAGAACCGGCGAAGATAAGGCACTGGCGATCGTTGAACACACGCTCAATAAAATGGCGAACGGCGGGATCTACGATCAATTAGGCGGGGGTTTTCATCGTTATACGGTCGATGCGATCTGGCTCGTACCGCATTTTGAAAAGATGCTGTACGACAATGCCCAACTAATTCGAGTTTATTTGCATGCTTTTCAGGTCACGGGTAATGACTTCTACAAACGGATCGCTATCGAAACACTAGAATACGGAAAACGCGAAATGCTTGATGCATCCGGCGGTTTCTACTCAACGCAGGATGCCGATAGCGAGGGCGAGGAAGGGAAGTTCTTTGTCTGGACGCCGGAGGAGATCGTTGAGGTTCTCGGTGAGAAGAAGGCCGCACAATTTTGTGATTATTATGACGTGACACCCGGTGGCAATTTTGAGGGGCACAGTATTTTAAACGTAAAGAACCCGGCCGCTCAAGATCCTTGCGTTTTTGCTGAGGCACGGGCCGATCTGTTCCACCACCGGGAAAAGCGGATCAAACCGCACCGTGATGAAAAAGTGCTGACAGCCTGGAACGGCTTGATGCTTTCGGCCTTTGCAGAAGCCGCAGCTGTGCTCGCTGATGATGAGTATTTGGAGATCGCAAAGCGTAATGCAGTATTTCTTACAACCGAGATGCAATCAGACGGCCGCCTTCTGCGAACATGGAAATGCGGAGCAGCGAAACTAAATGGCTACCTAGAAGACTATGCGAACGTAGCTGACGGTCTAATAGCTCTTTTTCAGGTTTGCGGTGAAGATATCTACTTGAAAGAGTCTAAAAGGCTCGCGGATATTATGATCACCGAGTTTTGGGACGATGAGAGCGGCGGTTTCTTCTTTACATCGAACGATCATGAGGAATTGATCGTCAGAAACAAGGATTTCTATGACAACGCAACGCCGTCAGGGAATTCGGTCGCGGCTGATATCCTATTAAGACTTGCAAAACTAACCGGGGACGAACGGTATGAAAGATTCGGCGTTGCTGTTCTGCGTGTAGCGGCATCACAACTGAAACGTCACCCTCAGGGATTTGGTCGAACTCTGTCCGCGTTGGAGTTTCATCTATCGGAAACTAGGGAGATCGTGGTTATCGGAGAACGCGAGGATCCGATTGTTCGCGAGATCCAGAAACGGTACCTACCTGACGCGGTAATTGTTCTGGCGGATGAAAATGGTGATACAACGGTCGCAAACCACTTGTTAGAGGGCAGATATAAGGTTGCCGGACAACCGACCGTTTATGTTTGTAAGGGTTTTGTATGCAAGCAGCCGGTTAACTCGATCGCAGATCTAGCGAAGTTGCTGGGCTGA